From Nitratidesulfovibrio vulgaris str. Hildenborough, a single genomic window includes:
- the ctaD gene encoding cytochrome c oxidase subunit I produces MSEAAHTSVSFLRPMAGTKGGIASWLFSTDHKRIGIMYLCGIMGFFLVGLLLGFLVRLELIAPGPTIMDAQTYNTVFTLHGVIMIFLVVIPSIPAAFGNIILPIQIGAEDVSFPKLNNFSFWLYVIGALMALSSLFTGKGGPDTGWTFYVPFSQTTSTNVSAAVLAVFVLGFSSILTGLNFITTIHRLRAPGMTWDRLPLFVWSLYATGWIQVLATPVLGITVLLIFAERVLGVGLFDPSRGGDPLLYQHLFWIYSHPAVYIMILPAMGVISDILPVFARKNIFGYKMIALSSLAIAFAGSLVWAHHMFTSGMSDTAVLVFSFLTFVVAIPSAIKVFNWVSTLYKGSIRIEPPLWYALAFIFLFSIGGLTGLVLGSAGTDIHVHDTYFVVAHFHYVIFGGLGFGLFGAMHYWFPKIFGRMYDKRTATLACFITFVGFNVLYFPMFVIGMQGMPRRYYDYLPQYTTGHFISTMGSWVLAAGILLMFWNLWRGSRNGPAAGDNPWGGATLEWSVSSPPPHHTFVSEPVVTKGPYDFTGVKADG; encoded by the coding sequence ATGAGCGAAGCGGCACACACATCCGTCAGTTTCTTGCGGCCCATGGCAGGCACGAAGGGGGGCATCGCCTCCTGGTTGTTCTCCACGGACCACAAGCGCATCGGTATCATGTATCTTTGCGGTATCATGGGGTTCTTTCTGGTCGGTCTGCTGCTCGGCTTTCTCGTGCGTCTGGAACTCATCGCACCGGGCCCTACAATCATGGACGCCCAGACCTACAATACGGTGTTCACGCTGCATGGCGTGATCATGATCTTTCTCGTGGTCATCCCCAGCATCCCTGCTGCGTTCGGCAACATCATCCTGCCCATTCAGATAGGTGCAGAGGACGTATCGTTTCCGAAGCTCAACAACTTCTCGTTCTGGCTGTACGTCATCGGGGCGTTGATGGCGCTTTCGTCGCTCTTCACCGGCAAGGGCGGGCCTGATACGGGCTGGACGTTCTATGTCCCCTTCAGCCAGACCACCAGCACCAACGTGAGTGCGGCAGTGCTCGCCGTGTTCGTGCTGGGGTTCTCTTCCATCCTCACCGGGCTCAATTTCATCACCACCATCCACCGGCTGCGCGCTCCCGGCATGACCTGGGACAGGCTGCCCCTTTTCGTCTGGTCGCTCTATGCGACCGGGTGGATACAGGTTCTGGCCACGCCTGTGCTTGGCATCACCGTGCTGCTCATCTTCGCGGAACGCGTTCTCGGTGTCGGACTCTTCGACCCGTCGCGGGGGGGCGACCCCCTGTTGTACCAGCATCTCTTCTGGATATACTCGCACCCGGCGGTCTACATCATGATTCTGCCCGCCATGGGCGTCATCTCGGACATCCTGCCGGTGTTCGCCCGCAAGAACATCTTCGGCTACAAGATGATAGCCCTTTCCAGTCTTGCCATAGCCTTTGCCGGTTCACTTGTATGGGCGCACCACATGTTCACCAGCGGCATGAGTGATACAGCCGTGCTCGTCTTCTCGTTCCTGACGTTCGTGGTCGCCATCCCTTCCGCCATCAAGGTCTTCAACTGGGTGTCGACGCTGTACAAGGGGTCGATTCGCATCGAACCGCCCCTCTGGTATGCGCTGGCATTCATCTTTCTTTTCTCCATAGGCGGACTGACGGGGCTTGTGCTCGGGTCGGCAGGGACGGACATACATGTGCACGACACGTATTTCGTAGTGGCGCATTTCCATTATGTCATCTTCGGGGGGCTCGGTTTCGGTCTGTTCGGGGCCATGCACTACTGGTTCCCCAAGATATTCGGCAGGATGTACGACAAGAGGACTGCCACGCTCGCGTGCTTCATCACCTTCGTCGGTTTCAACGTCCTGTATTTCCCGATGTTCGTCATAGGGATGCAGGGAATGCCGCGTCGGTACTACGACTATCTGCCGCAGTATACGACGGGGCATTTCATCTCGACGATGGGGTCGTGGGTGCTGGCAGCCGGGATTCTGTTGATGTTCTGGAATCTCTGGCGCGGAAGCCGAAACGGCCCGGCAGCGGGAGACAACCCATGGGGCGGTGCTACGCTCGAGTGGTCTGTTTCGTCGCCGCCCCCGCATCACACCTTCGTCAGTGAACCCGTCGTCACCAAGGGGCCCTACGACTTTACGGGAGTGAAGGCCGATGGATGA
- a CDS encoding SCO family protein translates to MTHGEHQTEQRQVAPDGHDANAAEGHTGAHGVGPAAVSSSHPASDTRASATGGSSGGDSAHATHDTAPAAGAAANATAGHGHDAAEAPHVHPAAPAGEPSSLLQRAKQDGTPVAGVDEKLGTIIPEGIMLRDEAGNLVDARSLMTVPTLVAPVYYSCPTVCNMLQSSIARVLPALNMKAGTEYRVLSVSFDELDTPELASHKKKNYLAAVGGDYPPDGWRFLTADLPNVQRFMDAIGFRFTRQGRDFVHPVVLVAVSPEGRITRYLYGNGFLPFDVTMALHEAAEEKVGLSLRRAVSYCFTYDPKGRKYVFDVMKVAGVVILFGAGVLLFVLLRGGRRRN, encoded by the coding sequence ATGACGCACGGAGAGCATCAGACCGAACAGCGTCAGGTCGCCCCTGACGGGCATGATGCCAATGCCGCCGAAGGGCACACGGGCGCCCATGGTGTGGGGCCAGCGGCTGTGTCTTCGTCACATCCCGCAAGCGACACTCGCGCGAGTGCCACTGGCGGCAGTTCAGGTGGTGACAGTGCACATGCCACGCATGATACTGCCCCCGCTGCTGGGGCAGCGGCGAACGCGACCGCAGGGCACGGGCATGATGCCGCCGAGGCCCCCCATGTGCATCCTGCGGCGCCAGCCGGCGAACCGTCCTCGCTGCTGCAGAGGGCGAAGCAGGATGGCACCCCCGTAGCCGGTGTGGATGAGAAGCTTGGCACCATCATTCCTGAAGGCATCATGCTTCGTGATGAAGCTGGCAATCTGGTCGATGCCCGCAGCCTCATGACCGTGCCGACCCTCGTAGCCCCGGTCTATTATTCCTGCCCCACCGTCTGCAACATGTTGCAGAGTTCCATCGCGCGCGTACTGCCTGCCCTCAACATGAAGGCGGGGACAGAGTACCGGGTGCTGTCGGTGAGTTTCGACGAACTCGACACGCCCGAGTTGGCGTCGCACAAGAAGAAGAACTATCTGGCCGCCGTGGGTGGAGACTACCCCCCCGACGGGTGGCGCTTCCTGACCGCCGACCTGCCCAATGTCCAGCGATTCATGGATGCCATCGGCTTCCGGTTCACACGACAGGGGCGCGACTTCGTGCATCCGGTGGTCCTGGTGGCGGTGTCCCCCGAAGGGCGCATCACCCGGTACCTGTATGGCAACGGGTTTCTTCCGTTCGACGTGACCATGGCACTGCATGAAGCAGCCGAGGAGAAGGTGGGCCTGTCGCTACGGCGTGCCGTCTCGTACTGCTTCACCTACGACCCCAAGGGGCGCAAGTACGTCTTCGATGTGATGAAGGTGGCTGGCGTGGTCATTCTTTTCGGGGCGGGCGTCCTGTTGTTCGTGCTTCTACGCGGCGGACGTCGCCGCAACTGA
- a CDS encoding c-type cytochrome, whose protein sequence is MKRVLLLSSLCAALSFGLAVSGVAADGAALYKSCIGCHGADGSKAAMGSAKPVKGQGAEELYKKMKGYADGSYGGERKAMMTNAVKKYSDEELKALADYMSKL, encoded by the coding sequence ATGAAACGAGTTCTGCTTTTGTCCAGCCTGTGTGCCGCCCTTTCTTTCGGACTTGCCGTGTCCGGTGTCGCTGCCGATGGCGCCGCACTCTACAAGTCATGCATCGGATGCCACGGTGCCGATGGTTCCAAGGCTGCCATGGGTTCGGCCAAGCCCGTGAAGGGGCAGGGGGCCGAGGAACTGTACAAGAAGATGAAAGGCTATGCAGACGGTTCCTACGGTGGCGAGCGCAAGGCCATGATGACCAACGCCGTCAAGAAATACTCTGATGAGGAATTGAAGGCGCTCGCCGACTACATGAGCAAGCTCTAG
- the secF gene encoding protein translocase subunit SecF gives MGLSFIKYDTKIDFVGMRRIAYVLSIVVILIGFASIAMNGGLRYGIDFAGGAVVQVKFDKPVEDEAIKKSLADADLPGLSIQRFGEGDEDYLIRISDTGSSADSIRQTVSTALQQNLKDVSFTVQRLEMVGPKVGADLRSKAVEALYYAVLLIAVYISGRFEQRWMASAVMAATLWGGMYLLSAIGLGREWLVFVSLLVTVALCWKLKLNFALGAIIALLHDVLISIGLLSLLGKEFDLNIIAALLTLIGYSLNDTIIVYDRIRETLRTNPDDPFDVIINRSINQTLSRTILTGGTTLMVIVSLFFLGGGVIHDFALTMFFGVFIGTLSSIFVASPVLLAFGKPVMAAVDADYEKPGEHGVV, from the coding sequence ATGGGACTTTCATTCATCAAATATGACACGAAGATAGACTTCGTGGGCATGCGCCGCATCGCCTACGTGCTTTCGATCGTCGTCATTCTCATCGGCTTCGCCTCCATCGCCATGAATGGCGGACTTCGCTACGGTATCGACTTTGCTGGCGGTGCCGTGGTGCAGGTCAAGTTCGACAAGCCGGTCGAAGACGAGGCCATCAAGAAGAGTCTCGCCGACGCCGACCTGCCGGGGCTTTCCATCCAGCGTTTCGGTGAGGGTGACGAAGACTATCTCATCCGCATCTCCGATACCGGGTCGTCTGCTGACAGCATCCGCCAGACCGTGTCGACCGCGTTGCAACAGAACCTCAAGGACGTGTCCTTCACGGTGCAGCGGCTTGAGATGGTCGGCCCCAAGGTCGGGGCGGACCTGCGCAGCAAGGCCGTCGAGGCCCTGTACTATGCCGTGTTGCTCATTGCCGTGTACATCTCCGGTCGTTTCGAACAGCGATGGATGGCCTCTGCGGTGATGGCGGCAACCCTCTGGGGTGGCATGTACCTGTTGTCGGCCATAGGGCTTGGACGTGAATGGCTGGTGTTCGTCTCCCTGCTGGTGACCGTAGCGCTGTGCTGGAAGTTGAAGCTCAACTTCGCGCTGGGTGCCATCATAGCACTGTTGCACGACGTGCTCATCTCCATCGGTCTGCTGTCGCTTCTCGGCAAGGAGTTCGACCTGAACATCATCGCCGCGCTGCTGACACTCATCGGCTACTCGCTGAACGACACCATCATCGTCTACGACCGTATCCGCGAGACGCTCCGCACGAACCCGGATGACCCGTTCGACGTCATCATCAACCGCAGCATCAACCAGACCCTCAGCCGTACCATTCTCACCGGTGGCACGACGCTGATGGTCATCGTCAGCCTGTTCTTCCTCGGCGGTGGCGTCATCCATGACTTCGCCCTGACGATGTTCTTCGGCGTGTTCATCGGAACGCTGTCGTCCATCTTCGTGGCAAGCCCGGTGCTTCTCGCCTTCGGCAAGCCGGTCATGGCCGCTGTCGATGCCGACTACGAAAAGCCCGGAGAGCATGGCGTCGTCTAG
- the secD gene encoding protein translocase subunit SecD produces MNEGLRWRLALSLVVFLAAVAYVLPSIPAVKSSPMGRFLPDNRISLGLDLMGGIHLTLGVDVDKAVENSLSQMGQDIRSSAREKDIFILRPRILPGDRVEFVLAKAAQRDQLGEMLAKQFPQLAVGAPVEIDGGQLRYVATLKKEQRTHIEDMALDQAVKTIRNRIDQFGVAEPDIRKQQDHRIQVQLPGLADPARAIQIIGKTAHLEFRIVRDDVDPEKLAKGLVPPGVDVLPMMRRGGDGSAGEVPVALDKEILLTGENVADARPGFDQFNQAYVMLTFNSRGAAIFERVTGENVRKRLAIVLDGKVYSAPSIQEKIAGGRASITGHFTTEEAQDLAIVLRAGSLPAPVNVLEERTVGPSLGQESIDSGILAGQVGGAAVVVFTILYYGASGAIAVGMLCFTILLILAGMAGFGATLTLPGLAGIALTIGMGVDANVLIYERIREELRRGLTPLAAIHAGFDRAMLSITDSNLTTVIAAAILYQFGTGPVRGFAVTLTLGILASMFTAIFVSRAVFDLWMRLSPSKRLSI; encoded by the coding sequence ATGAACGAGGGTCTCCGTTGGCGGCTGGCCCTGTCGCTGGTGGTCTTTCTGGCTGCCGTGGCCTATGTGCTGCCGAGCATTCCCGCCGTCAAATCTTCCCCGATGGGCAGATTCCTGCCCGACAACCGCATCAGCCTCGGCCTCGACCTCATGGGGGGCATCCACCTCACGCTGGGCGTCGACGTGGACAAGGCTGTCGAGAATTCCCTTTCGCAGATGGGGCAGGACATCCGCTCCTCGGCCCGTGAGAAGGACATCTTCATCCTCCGTCCCCGCATTTTGCCGGGTGACAGGGTCGAGTTCGTTCTCGCCAAGGCTGCGCAACGCGACCAGCTGGGCGAGATGCTCGCCAAGCAGTTCCCGCAGCTAGCCGTGGGCGCCCCTGTCGAGATCGACGGCGGGCAGCTGCGTTATGTGGCGACGCTCAAGAAAGAGCAGCGCACACATATCGAGGACATGGCCCTCGATCAGGCTGTGAAGACCATACGCAACCGCATCGACCAGTTCGGTGTGGCTGAACCGGATATCCGCAAGCAGCAGGACCATCGCATTCAGGTCCAGTTGCCCGGCCTTGCCGACCCCGCACGCGCCATTCAGATCATCGGCAAGACGGCGCACCTCGAATTCCGTATCGTCAGGGACGACGTCGATCCCGAGAAACTCGCCAAGGGCCTTGTGCCCCCCGGTGTGGATGTGCTTCCCATGATGCGCCGTGGCGGCGACGGGTCGGCGGGCGAAGTGCCCGTGGCCCTCGACAAGGAGATTCTCCTCACCGGCGAGAACGTGGCCGACGCCAGACCCGGCTTCGACCAGTTCAATCAGGCGTATGTCATGCTCACGTTCAACAGCCGCGGTGCCGCCATCTTCGAGCGTGTGACGGGCGAGAACGTGCGCAAGCGTCTTGCCATCGTCCTTGACGGCAAGGTCTATTCCGCGCCTTCCATCCAGGAGAAGATAGCGGGCGGCCGCGCCAGCATCACCGGTCATTTCACCACTGAAGAGGCACAGGACCTTGCCATCGTGCTGCGCGCAGGCTCGCTGCCCGCTCCGGTCAACGTGCTCGAAGAGCGCACGGTTGGTCCCTCGCTCGGTCAGGAGTCCATCGACAGCGGTATTCTCGCCGGTCAGGTGGGCGGGGCTGCCGTCGTCGTCTTCACCATCCTCTATTACGGGGCCAGCGGCGCCATCGCCGTCGGGATGCTGTGCTTCACCATCCTGCTCATCCTTGCTGGCATGGCTGGCTTCGGCGCTACGCTGACGTTGCCGGGCCTTGCGGGTATTGCGCTGACCATCGGCATGGGCGTCGACGCCAACGTGCTCATCTACGAGCGCATCCGCGAAGAACTGCGGCGCGGTCTCACCCCGCTGGCGGCCATTCACGCCGGATTCGACAGGGCCATGCTCTCCATCACCGACTCGAACCTCACCACGGTGATTGCTGCAGCCATCCTGTACCAGTTCGGCACCGGCCCGGTGCGCGGCTTCGCCGTGACCCTCACCCTCGGCATCCTCGCCTCGATGTTCACGGCCATTTTCGTCTCGCGCGCCGTCTTCGACCTGTGGATGCGCCTGTCGCCCTCAAAGCGGCTCAGCATCTAG
- the yajC gene encoding preprotein translocase subunit YajC, translated as MLWTTAAYAMGAGQQAGAEGGAAALTSFVPLILMFAIFYFLLIRPQQKRAKEHKAMLDALGKGEHVLTAGGLYGRIVDIDADTVTLDLGETKVKIGRGFITGVVDPSKKAAPKKSDAKDSK; from the coding sequence ATGCTCTGGACTACCGCAGCGTACGCCATGGGCGCAGGCCAGCAGGCCGGCGCAGAAGGCGGAGCCGCCGCTCTCACCAGCTTCGTCCCGCTGATCCTGATGTTCGCCATCTTCTACTTCCTGCTCATCCGTCCGCAGCAGAAGCGCGCCAAGGAACACAAGGCCATGCTCGATGCCCTCGGCAAGGGCGAGCACGTGCTGACCGCAGGCGGTCTGTACGGTCGTATCGTGGATATCGATGCTGATACGGTGACCCTCGACCTTGGCGAGACCAAGGTCAAGATCGGTCGCGGCTTCATCACCGGTGTCGTCGATCCTTCCAAGAAGGCCGCCCCCAAGAAGTCCGACGCTAAGGACTCCAAGTAA
- a CDS encoding GltB/FmdC/FwdC-like GXGXG domain-containing protein: protein MADRIIIDADGMPYRELNVRIREAVAAGTQVIDLHGVRGQRFIGNAVEGDVSINILGVPGQDLGAFMRGPHIRVQGNAQDGVGNTMDGGHIVIDGMAGDVLGYAMRDGSILVRGDVGYRVGIHMKSYLDRVPVIVVGGKAGDFLGEYMAGGVIVLLGMDTGKPEAPVAGRSLGTGMHGGVIYIRGEVPEHLLGPGLALSPLDEEDGAALARHVQAYADAFGKDAAEILGASFVKVHPRSHRPYGNMYVGTN, encoded by the coding sequence ATGGCAGACAGGATCATCATCGACGCCGACGGAATGCCCTATCGCGAACTCAATGTCCGAATCCGCGAGGCGGTCGCCGCCGGAACGCAGGTCATCGACCTGCACGGGGTGCGGGGGCAGCGTTTCATCGGCAACGCCGTCGAGGGCGACGTGAGCATCAACATCCTCGGCGTGCCGGGGCAGGACCTCGGTGCCTTCATGCGCGGTCCGCACATCAGGGTACAGGGCAACGCGCAGGATGGCGTGGGCAATACCATGGATGGCGGGCACATCGTCATCGACGGCATGGCGGGCGATGTCCTCGGCTATGCCATGCGCGATGGTAGCATCCTCGTGCGTGGTGACGTGGGCTACCGGGTGGGCATCCACATGAAGTCGTATCTCGACAGGGTGCCGGTCATCGTGGTGGGCGGCAAGGCGGGCGACTTTCTCGGAGAATACATGGCTGGCGGGGTCATCGTGCTGCTTGGAATGGACACCGGCAAGCCGGAGGCGCCCGTTGCGGGGCGTAGCCTCGGTACCGGGATGCACGGCGGGGTCATCTACATCCGTGGTGAGGTGCCGGAACATCTGCTGGGACCGGGGCTTGCACTGTCGCCTCTGGATGAGGAGGACGGGGCTGCGCTCGCACGGCATGTGCAGGCGTACGCCGATGCCTTCGGCAAGGACGCCGCAGAGATACTCGGCGCGTCATTCGTCAAGGTGCATCCGCGCTCGCACAGACCCTACGGCAATATGTACGTCGGAACGAACTGA
- a CDS encoding class II glutamine amidotransferase codes for MKAPKDFWKFDKDIAGCGVFGVIDRKRNLIPGTMPIDAMCTMHDRGNGLGGGFAAYGIYPDRADDYAFHIMGDDAAALERAETYLAGLFDVHHAEPIPTRDVLTVKNPPLVRRYFLAPKAVRPQWQHMGESDYVVGAVMHVNTRIPGAFVFSSGKNMGTFKGVGYPEDIADFFRLDEYRAYMWTAHNRFPTNTPGWWGGAHPFTLLDWAIVHNGEISSYGINRRYLCEHDYECTLMTDTEVVAYLLDLMVRKHGLSKRMASWVFAPPFWDEVDRMPEEQRKAFTALRAVYGAALLNGPFAILVTDSRGMMGLNDRVKLRPLVVAEKDTMTFMSSEESSIREVCRDLDRVWAPKAGEPVIVELEA; via the coding sequence ATGAAGGCTCCCAAGGACTTCTGGAAATTCGACAAGGACATCGCGGGGTGCGGCGTCTTCGGTGTCATCGACCGCAAGCGCAACCTCATACCCGGCACCATGCCCATCGACGCCATGTGCACCATGCACGACAGGGGCAACGGGCTTGGGGGCGGTTTCGCCGCCTACGGCATCTATCCGGACAGGGCGGACGACTACGCCTTCCATATCATGGGTGACGACGCGGCCGCCCTCGAACGGGCAGAGACCTACCTCGCCGGGCTGTTCGACGTGCACCACGCCGAACCCATTCCCACCCGCGACGTGCTCACGGTGAAGAACCCGCCCCTGGTACGGCGCTACTTCCTCGCACCCAAGGCCGTGCGACCACAGTGGCAGCATATGGGCGAGTCGGATTACGTGGTCGGGGCGGTGATGCACGTCAACACGCGCATTCCCGGTGCGTTCGTCTTCTCAAGCGGCAAGAACATGGGCACGTTCAAGGGGGTCGGCTACCCCGAGGACATCGCCGACTTCTTCCGGCTTGACGAGTATCGCGCCTACATGTGGACGGCACACAACCGTTTTCCGACCAACACGCCCGGCTGGTGGGGCGGGGCGCATCCGTTCACGTTGCTGGACTGGGCCATCGTGCATAACGGCGAAATATCCTCGTACGGCATCAATCGGCGCTATCTGTGTGAGCACGATTACGAGTGCACACTCATGACCGACACCGAAGTCGTGGCCTACCTGCTTGACCTCATGGTGCGCAAGCACGGGCTTTCGAAGCGCATGGCCAGCTGGGTGTTCGCGCCGCCCTTCTGGGATGAGGTCGACCGTATGCCCGAAGAGCAGCGCAAGGCTTTCACGGCGTTGCGGGCGGTCTATGGCGCGGCCCTGCTCAATGGCCCCTTCGCCATCCTCGTGACCGACTCCAGGGGTATGATGGGGCTCAACGACCGCGTGAAGTTGCGTCCTCTCGTCGTGGCGGAAAAGGACACCATGACCTTCATGTCCAGCGAGGAAAGCTCCATACGCGAGGTCTGCCGCGACCTTGACAGGGTATGGGCACCCAAGGCCGGAGAACCCGTCATCGTCGAACTGGAGGCATGA
- a CDS encoding glutamate synthase-related protein, translated as MRSKPISQHFNDFVVERERARCIDCEVCVRQCSYGVHFWDEARKRVEHDSSKCVGCHRCAAMCPTDCLTIRRKPSDFRENALWTPAFIKNIYKQSDTGGVLLSGMGCPSPKPVYWDNMLLDASQVTNPSIDPLREPMELRTFLGGRPDRLVFEETPQGPKLQTEIGPQLQLEYPIMFAAMSFGAINYNLHEAMAKAATELGTFYNTGEGGLHPDLYPYGANTIVQVASGRFGVHKDYLNAGSAVEIKVGQGAKPGIGGHLPGEKIDEEVSRTRMVPKGSDAISPAPHHDIYSIEDLLQLICAIKEATQYRVPVSVKIAAVHNAPAIASGIVRAGADIVVIDGFRGGTGAAPTMIRDNVGIPIELALAAVDDRLRDEGIRNRASIVAAGGVRCSADVVKAIALGADAVYIGTAALIAVGCTLCGRCYTGKCPWGIATNESRLKKRQNPDEAARRLTNLVRAWGHEIQEMLGGMGLNSIESLRGNRDKLRGIGLGDTELDILGIKHAGR; from the coding sequence GTGCGTTCCAAGCCCATCAGTCAGCATTTCAACGATTTCGTCGTGGAGCGCGAACGGGCCCGCTGCATCGACTGCGAAGTGTGCGTCCGGCAGTGCTCCTACGGCGTACACTTCTGGGATGAGGCACGTAAGCGGGTAGAGCATGACAGCAGCAAATGTGTGGGCTGCCATAGGTGCGCGGCCATGTGCCCCACCGACTGCCTGACCATACGTCGCAAGCCTTCCGACTTTCGCGAGAACGCACTCTGGACCCCGGCGTTCATCAAGAACATCTACAAGCAGAGCGACACGGGTGGTGTGCTTCTTTCGGGCATGGGGTGTCCGTCTCCCAAGCCCGTCTACTGGGACAACATGTTGCTCGACGCCAGTCAGGTGACGAATCCATCCATAGACCCGCTTCGCGAACCCATGGAACTCCGCACGTTCCTCGGAGGAAGGCCCGACAGGCTCGTGTTCGAGGAAACGCCGCAGGGGCCGAAGCTTCAGACGGAAATCGGGCCACAGTTGCAGCTTGAATATCCCATCATGTTCGCCGCCATGTCGTTCGGGGCCATCAATTACAATCTTCACGAGGCCATGGCCAAGGCGGCGACCGAACTGGGCACGTTCTACAATACGGGAGAAGGCGGCCTGCACCCCGACCTCTATCCTTATGGTGCCAACACCATCGTGCAGGTGGCCTCCGGGCGTTTCGGGGTGCACAAGGACTACCTCAATGCGGGCTCAGCGGTCGAAATCAAGGTCGGGCAGGGCGCAAAGCCCGGCATCGGCGGACATCTGCCCGGTGAGAAGATCGACGAAGAGGTCTCGCGAACGCGCATGGTACCCAAGGGGTCTGATGCCATCTCGCCTGCGCCGCACCACGACATCTACTCCATCGAAGACCTGCTTCAGCTCATCTGCGCCATCAAGGAGGCTACGCAGTACCGCGTGCCTGTGTCCGTGAAGATAGCGGCAGTGCACAACGCCCCCGCCATCGCCTCGGGCATCGTGCGCGCAGGGGCCGATATCGTGGTCATCGACGGCTTCCGGGGAGGCACGGGGGCAGCCCCGACCATGATCCGCGACAACGTGGGCATTCCCATCGAGCTTGCGCTGGCCGCCGTTGACGACAGGCTGCGTGACGAGGGCATCCGCAACCGCGCATCCATCGTGGCCGCCGGCGGCGTCCGGTGCAGCGCCGACGTGGTGAAGGCCATCGCGCTTGGGGCCGACGCCGTCTACATTGGCACCGCCGCGCTCATCGCAGTAGGGTGCACGCTGTGCGGGCGCTGCTACACGGGCAAATGCCCGTGGGGTATCGCAACCAACGAGTCGCGCCTCAAGAAACGCCAGAACCCCGACGAAGCGGCGCGCAGGCTGACCAATCTCGTCAGGGCGTGGGGCCATGAGATTCAGGAGATGCTGGGCGGCATGGGGCTCAATTCCATCGAGAGTCTGCGGGGCAACCGTGACAAGCTTCGAGGCATCGGCCTTGGCGACACTGAACTCGACATCCTCGGCATCAAGCACGCGGGCCGTTAG
- a CDS encoding alpha/beta hydrolase, which yields MGEVGGTGGTMTGGACLLIHGFGGAPFEMEPLAVALSEAGVEAHVITLPGHDATLEDFEATCFDDWARHADECYRDLEARAGRVVVVGLSMGGTLALHLGCRFRPAGVVALAAPVFLYRAVPFVMQDWRLPFVGLLKRVRRRWPVPCRKPEATAVAPWRGYDGVMALPQLHSLIKGMGQVERELPLLVAPLLLMHARGDRTVPVENALHIARRVTSDDVCVRLFGLADRVAGHHLITTHRESRSFVAREVVSFTQRALSQNCKK from the coding sequence ATGGGCGAGGTCGGGGGCACTGGAGGAACAATGACCGGAGGGGCATGTCTGCTCATTCACGGTTTCGGCGGGGCGCCGTTCGAGATGGAACCGCTGGCCGTTGCGTTGTCCGAGGCCGGGGTCGAGGCACACGTCATCACCCTGCCCGGGCATGATGCGACACTTGAAGATTTCGAGGCCACCTGTTTCGACGACTGGGCGCGCCATGCCGACGAGTGCTACCGGGACCTTGAGGCACGCGCTGGGCGCGTTGTGGTCGTCGGTCTTTCCATGGGCGGAACGCTTGCCCTGCACCTGGGCTGCCGCTTCCGGCCCGCCGGGGTTGTCGCCCTTGCCGCGCCTGTCTTCCTGTACCGTGCCGTACCGTTCGTCATGCAGGACTGGCGCCTACCCTTCGTAGGGTTGCTCAAGCGGGTGCGGCGTCGATGGCCTGTGCCGTGTCGCAAGCCCGAGGCCACAGCCGTGGCGCCGTGGCGCGGTTATGACGGGGTCATGGCCTTGCCGCAGCTGCACAGCCTCATCAAGGGGATGGGGCAGGTTGAGCGGGAGTTGCCACTGCTGGTGGCCCCGCTTCTTCTGATGCACGCCCGCGGCGACCGTACCGTGCCTGTGGAGAATGCCCTTCACATCGCCCGACGCGTGACGTCGGATGATGTCTGTGTACGGTTGTTCGGGCTCGCCGACAGGGTGGCAGGGCATCATCTCATCACGACCCATCGCGAGAGTCGGAGCTTTGTCGCTCGTGAGGTCGTTTCGTTTACGCAAAGAGCATTGTCTCAAAATTGTAAAAAATAG